A region from the Candidatus Bathyarchaeota archaeon genome encodes:
- a CDS encoding PRC-barrel domain-containing protein has product MTSVDELFGKKVIGAKGYNIGEVKGLTADLAQWRITHLQVKLDGKAAEELGFKKRFTSSTVCLPVSLVNAVGDVVTITQSLVELSNNPEIYECKP; this is encoded by the coding sequence TTGACAAGTGTTGATGAGCTTTTTGGAAAGAAGGTTATCGGCGCAAAAGGCTACAACATTGGCGAAGTAAAAGGCTTAACAGCTGACCTTGCGCAGTGGCGAATCACGCATTTGCAGGTAAAACTTGATGGTAAAGCCGCGGAAGAGCTTGGCTTTAAGAAACGATTCACCAGTTCTACTGTATGTCTGCCAGTTTCGTTAGTTAATGCAGTCGGCGATGTAGTGACGATTACTCAGTCACTTGTGGAACTGAGCAATAACCCTGAAATTTACGAATGCAAACCCTAA
- a CDS encoding PQQ-binding-like beta-propeller repeat protein, protein MQILKTKTMATIIAVILLTSMATMLAFQPTAKGEVINGINYNQATADAIKAGMRWDLNANASTIRLTLWNRYHDKIPTWVYSTISPNPVGVGQEFSMVIFNPQVPYQAQDTNSIRYRYHVEITKPDGAKERIPPSGSLVSDSTGTTYSKYSPDATGNYTVTVIFEQLDWLFPESIGSNTSSTTGTAGRDYYGVTFLSSNRTYTVTVQEDPVYPTAITYYPLPTEYWTRPIEGQMNTWGAVSSNWLNTATDRDYGSPNNRIQTQGTAPNSGHILWTKPTEDGGVVGGNAFLGEREGQVFNAGHQYQTRFSDTQIIMHGRVLYQEPILWAGTGGDWVCVDLKTGQEIWRNKTMSATPSFGMYVEYDDMNQHGVINPGYIWSNNFGAAIHPRYGTTRHTLNITDVPAGTIVAGPKGEQLRYILRNDGTTTSPIWRLYEWNSSRVFAYQVSGTFNASLASLIQVPSTAPNQPFLPTWDFNVTISTTYPSNWSPTIRQVKYGDYLLASNGTLPTAGTSALYYHNQDVGTLFAINLNASRGAVGSILWMKNYDMTYVNSNKETIQKLYIRAGEGVFILQEFPTLTFEGYDVYTGNKLWRSEPQADVNPFGYYSWVSLMNVYGTSIYDGKLITAGYTGHVFCYDLKTGELLWKQAALTGGEIFQYYTVFHGLTADGKVFIGTHEHSADTPLLKGAKVRVYNYTTGDVIWEMLGWAHPGTFALGDGVLTYWNNYDHQIYAVGKGPSSTTVSIANDVVPFGNSVMIKGTVTDVSPGTKQSVNPMRFPNGVPAVSDESQSAWMEYVYMQKPRPTNVTGVTVKLSVLDSNNNMRDIGTTVADADGFFSFNWKPDIPGKFTVYASFEGSESYWPSHATTAFNVDPAPEPTETSGPIISLPPTELYFVGSTIAIIVAIAIVGILLLRKKP, encoded by the coding sequence GTTGGTCAGGAATTCTCGATGGTCATATTCAACCCGCAAGTTCCATACCAAGCTCAGGACACCAACAGCATCCGATACAGATACCACGTAGAAATCACTAAACCAGATGGCGCAAAAGAAAGAATTCCTCCATCGGGTTCTTTAGTGTCTGACTCTACAGGGACAACCTACTCTAAATATTCGCCAGACGCCACCGGCAATTACACTGTAACTGTGATATTTGAGCAGCTTGACTGGCTCTTTCCAGAGTCCATCGGCAGTAACACAAGTAGCACCACCGGTACCGCAGGTCGAGATTACTACGGAGTCACATTTTTGTCTAGCAATAGAACATATACTGTGACTGTACAGGAAGACCCTGTTTATCCGACAGCTATAACATACTATCCTCTTCCAACAGAATACTGGACTAGACCAATAGAAGGACAAATGAACACTTGGGGCGCCGTTTCCTCAAACTGGCTCAACACTGCAACAGATCGTGACTACGGAAGCCCCAACAACAGAATTCAGACGCAAGGAACTGCACCAAACAGCGGACACATTCTATGGACTAAACCAACCGAAGATGGTGGAGTAGTAGGCGGAAACGCATTCTTAGGCGAAAGAGAAGGCCAAGTCTTCAACGCAGGACACCAATACCAAACCAGATTCTCAGACACTCAAATCATCATGCACGGAAGAGTCCTCTACCAAGAACCAATATTGTGGGCTGGTACTGGAGGCGACTGGGTATGTGTTGATTTAAAGACTGGGCAAGAAATCTGGCGCAACAAGACAATGAGTGCGACACCTTCCTTTGGCATGTACGTTGAGTACGACGACATGAACCAACACGGAGTCATCAACCCAGGATACATATGGTCCAACAACTTTGGTGCTGCCATTCACCCACGCTATGGAACCACAAGACATACACTAAACATCACAGATGTACCTGCAGGAACTATAGTTGCAGGTCCAAAAGGTGAGCAACTACGCTACATACTGCGAAATGACGGCACCACAACAAGTCCTATCTGGAGACTATACGAATGGAACTCATCTCGAGTATTCGCCTACCAAGTCAGTGGAACATTTAATGCAAGCCTTGCAAGCCTAATCCAAGTACCATCTACAGCGCCCAACCAACCCTTCTTGCCAACCTGGGACTTCAACGTAACAATATCTACGACGTATCCATCAAACTGGAGCCCCACTATAAGACAAGTAAAATACGGTGACTATTTACTAGCCAGCAACGGAACCTTACCGACAGCAGGCACAAGTGCATTGTACTACCACAACCAAGACGTAGGAACACTCTTCGCAATTAACCTAAATGCATCAAGAGGCGCCGTAGGCAGCATACTCTGGATGAAGAACTATGACATGACTTATGTCAATAGTAACAAGGAAACTATCCAAAAACTCTACATCCGAGCTGGTGAAGGCGTATTCATACTGCAAGAATTCCCAACACTAACATTCGAAGGATACGACGTATACACTGGGAACAAACTCTGGCGAAGCGAACCCCAAGCAGACGTTAACCCATTCGGTTACTACAGCTGGGTCAGCCTCATGAACGTCTATGGCACATCTATCTATGACGGCAAACTGATCACCGCAGGCTACACTGGACATGTTTTCTGCTACGACCTGAAAACTGGAGAACTGCTCTGGAAACAAGCAGCGCTCACAGGCGGCGAAATCTTCCAGTACTACACAGTCTTCCACGGCTTAACCGCTGACGGGAAAGTCTTCATCGGAACCCACGAGCACTCAGCAGACACACCGCTCCTCAAAGGCGCTAAGGTACGTGTATACAACTATACAACAGGCGACGTCATTTGGGAGATGCTCGGCTGGGCTCACCCAGGCACATTCGCTCTTGGCGACGGAGTACTCACATACTGGAACAACTACGACCACCAAATCTACGCTGTCGGCAAAGGCCCAAGCAGCACGACAGTTTCAATCGCAAACGATGTAGTTCCATTCGGCAATAGCGTCATGATAAAAGGCACCGTAACCGATGTTTCACCAGGCACAAAACAGTCTGTGAATCCTATGCGCTTCCCCAACGGCGTACCAGCAGTATCTGACGAAAGCCAAAGCGCATGGATGGAATACGTCTACATGCAGAAGCCACGCCCAACAAACGTTACCGGCGTAACAGTGAAACTAAGCGTGCTTGACTCAAACAACAACATGCGAGACATAGGTACAACTGTCGCTGACGCTGACGGATTCTTTAGCTTCAACTGGAAGCCAGATATCCCAGGCAAATTCACGGTTTACGCCTCATTCGAAGGCAGTGAATCATACTGGCCATCACATGCCACAACCGCATTCAACGTTGACCCTGCACCAGAACCAACCGAAACCTCAGGTCCAATCATTAGCCTACCACCAACCGAACTGTACTTTGTCGGCTCAACCATAGCAATAATAGTTGCAATCGCCATAGTCGGAATTCTACTACTCAGAAAAAAGCCATAA